Genomic window (Sphingosinicella microcystinivorans):
GCGACCGCATCAATGAGCGCGGCGAAGCGCGCGGGCTCGCGATAGGCCATCAGCCGCGCCGCGGCCTGATCGCGGCTGCCCTCGCCCGCGACCATGTAGGTCGCGACCGTCCACGGCGCGCCCGCGAAGCCGAGGAAGGCGGTTTCGCCCGGCAGCGCCGCCGCGACCTTGCGGACGGTCCCGTAAACGGCAGCCAGATGCTGCGGCGCCGCGTGCAGGTCCTCGAGCCGGGCTTCCACGAGCGGCGGCGCAAGCTGCGGCCCCTCGCCCGGCGTGAAGGTCAGCGTCTGGCCCATCGCGTGCGGCACGATCAATATGTCCGAGAACAGGATCGCGCCGTCGAAGCCGAAGCGCCGGATCGGTTGCAGCGTGATCTCCGCCGCGGCGTCGTTGTCGTAAACGAGTTCGAGAAACCCGCCCTTCTCGGCACGCAGCGCGCGATACTCCGGGAGATAACGCCCCGCCTGCCGCATGAACCACACCGGCGGCACGGCTTGCCGTTCTCCGTTCAGCACTGCGAGCAAGGACCGGGCCCCCATATCTCTCCCTTAATATATAGATAAATGGATTTGGATGATTGTTGGGCTGGGGATAACGGGGTTTCCCGTGAAGTCCACAGGCAAGCATGACGCAGGCGTGGGGCGCGGCCTGCCGGTTTGCGGCGCGCGGCGCGACTTATCCACCGGATTCACAAGACGATGCGGGAACTGTCCACCTGGGGATGATCTGCTTATGGCGACCCGCGGAAGGATGCGCGACCGCCCGCTTGCCCGTTATCCCGCGAGTCCTTAAGCGAGTCGTCCGGGGGCTTATCCACAACCGCGCCGGGAAGGAGGCGACACATGCGGCTGCACTTGCATCTCGTCTCCGATTCGACCGGCGAAACGCTTGAATCGGTTGCGAAAGCCGGACTCGCGCAGTTCGAGGACGTCGAGACGATCAAGCATTTCTGGCCGCTCGTCCGATCGAAGGGCCACCTCGACCGCGTGCTGATGGACATCGCCAAGCGCCCCGGCCTCGTGCTGTTCACGCTGGTGAGCGGCGAGATGCGGACCCACCTCGAGGCGCGCTGCCGTGCGATGGGGCTGCCGGCGGTCGGCGTGCTCGATCCCGTGATCGAGGGCCTGCAAACCGTGCTCGGCCAGCGCGCCGCCGCCCGGCCAGGCCGCCAGCACCAGATGGACGAGGCCTATTTCCGCCGCGTTGCCGCCATCGACTACACGATGAACCACGACGACGGGCAGGGCGCCGACAACTGGGAGGAAGCCGACATCCTGCTGATCGGCGTCTCGCGCACCTCGAAGACGCCGACCTCGATCTACCTCGCCAACCGGGGCTTCAAAACCGCGAACCTGCCGCT
Coding sequences:
- the hemE gene encoding uroporphyrinogen decarboxylase, producing the protein MGARSLLAVLNGERQAVPPVWFMRQAGRYLPEYRALRAEKGGFLELVYDNDAAAEITLQPIRRFGFDGAILFSDILIVPHAMGQTLTFTPGEGPQLAPPLVEARLEDLHAAPQHLAAVYGTVRKVAAALPGETAFLGFAGAPWTVATYMVAGEGSRDQAAARLMAYREPARFAALIDAVAGVTVDYLAGQVAAGVHAVQLFDSWAGSLAPDEFDRWVIAPTRAIVERLKARCPGVPVIGFPKGAGGNLARYARETRVDAVGLDETVDPAWADEALPEGLPVQGNLDPLLLLAGGDALAGAVRRIRRALGRRPHVFNLGHGIDKETPIAHVEAALAAIRSPL
- a CDS encoding pyruvate, water dikinase regulatory protein is translated as MRLHLHLVSDSTGETLESVAKAGLAQFEDVETIKHFWPLVRSKGHLDRVLMDIAKRPGLVLFTLVSGEMRTHLEARCRAMGLPAVGVLDPVIEGLQTVLGQRAAARPGRQHQMDEAYFRRVAAIDYTMNHDDGQGADNWEEADILLIGVSRTSKTPTSIYLANRGFKTANLPLVPTSRPPEQLFRLSKPMVVGLTTNPDRLVQVRRNRLLSLAQAPETAYVDMDVVTKEVAAARRLCADNNWPVIDVSRRSIEETAAAIINLYNERAETHANGSAA